The proteins below come from a single Falco rusticolus isolate bFalRus1 chromosome 8, bFalRus1.pri, whole genome shotgun sequence genomic window:
- the RPS14 gene encoding 40S ribosomal protein S14 has translation MAPRKGKEKKEEQVISLGPQVAEGENVFGVCHIFASFNDTFVHVTDLSGKETICRVTGGMKVKADRDESSPYAAMLAAQDVAQRCKELGITALHIKLRATGGNRTKTPGPGAQSALRALARSGMKIGRIEDVTPIPSDSTRRKGGRRGRRL, from the exons ATGGCACCTCGTAAGGGcaaggagaagaaggaggagcaGGTCATCAGCTTGGGACCTCAGgttgctgaaggagaaaatgtgtttggCGTCTGTCATATCTTTGCTTCCTTCAATGACACTTTTGTCCATGTGACTGATCTCTCTGGCAA GGAAACCATCTGCCGTGTGACTGGTGGCATGAAGGTGAAGGCGGACAGAGATGAGTCTTCTCCCTATGCAGCTATGCTGGCAGCCCAAGATGTTGCCCAGCGGTGCAAGGAACTGGGCATCACTGCCCTGCACATCAAGCTGCGTGCTACTGGTGGAAATCG GACCAAAACTCCTGGACCTGGTGCCCAGTCAGCCCTGAGAGCTCTGGCTCGCTCTGGAATGAAGATCGGCCGCATTG AGGATGTCACCCCCATCCCCTCTGACAGCACTCGCAGGAAGGGTGGTCGCCGGGGACGTCGTCTGTAA